A portion of the Candidatus Hydrogenedentota bacterium genome contains these proteins:
- a CDS encoding YdcF family protein has product MTVLKKIVVACGILGMADTAFILAIDGGDHIGVMLPGAVGLVLTAWAVWTRHHPFKVPALQGHPMTACILILFGFGLASFLVVQSFILYYAIPGETIETDWCVVLGAGVRKEEPTKTLQRRIDATAAYLKRYDAVRVIVSGGLGAKGTISEAEAMERGLVEAGIDRARIILEPSASSTWENLRYALALIEAEDPAADKSGEKLRVAVVTSNFHFFRVQLLAARLDMTVCPVVASTPWYLLPNACLREYFAVVKSWVIDR; this is encoded by the coding sequence CTTTATTCTCGCTATCGACGGTGGTGACCATATAGGCGTTATGCTGCCCGGTGCCGTGGGGCTTGTCTTGACGGCGTGGGCAGTGTGGACACGGCATCATCCTTTCAAAGTTCCTGCGCTGCAAGGACATCCCATGACGGCATGTATACTGATCCTCTTCGGTTTTGGATTGGCATCATTTCTGGTTGTGCAATCCTTTATTTTGTACTACGCGATTCCCGGTGAGACCATAGAGACAGACTGGTGCGTCGTGTTGGGCGCCGGGGTACGTAAAGAAGAGCCGACCAAAACGCTGCAGCGGCGCATCGACGCGACCGCAGCATATTTGAAGCGTTATGACGCGGTCCGTGTTATTGTTTCCGGCGGTCTTGGTGCGAAAGGTACCATCAGTGAAGCGGAAGCAATGGAACGCGGTCTTGTGGAGGCGGGCATTGATCGCGCCCGTATTATTTTGGAGCCGTCGGCATCCAGTACGTGGGAGAATCTGCGTTATGCTCTTGCGCTTATAGAAGCCGAAGATCCTGCTGCGGACAAATCCGGCGAAAAGCTCCGTGTCGCCGTGGTCACCAGCAATTTCCACTTTTTTAGAGTGCAGCTCCTTGCTGCCCGTCTTGATATGACCGTATGTCCTGTTGTTGCGTCAACCCCTTGGTATCTGCTGCCCAATGCCTGTCTGCGCGAGTATTTCGCTGTTGTGAAATCTTGGGTTATTGACCGTTAA
- a CDS encoding ADP-ribosylglycohydrolase family protein, with product MRFSYLLVIFCLSTLAVFGQCPPEGDQVYRELSADAYKDRMTAAWIGQMAGVGWGVPTEFKFNGRIIPEADVPAWAPEMVNQFEEDDLYVEMTFIRSLEEYGWSVSLRQAGIDFANSKYQLWHANKFGRRNLREGIAPPDSGHPQFNSHADDIDYQIEADFSGILTPGLPAAAVELGERFGRLMNYGDGLYGGQFIGAMYSEAFFEQDPKKLVEVGLRAIPEDSQYHECISDVLRWYGEEPKDWQAVWHRINEKYHLNPDYRRSSCSTDNEFNIDAKINGAYVVMGLLYGDKDPDKTIEIAMRCGQDSDCNPSSAAGILFATLGCDGIPEKYTQALKRDVRFSYTSYSFDELIAVCEKLCREAILHHGGTIKTDDSGKELFCIPEIALTPGKAEQCHTPGPIANSRFSESEMAQITEKD from the coding sequence ATGCGTTTCAGCTATCTGTTGGTTATTTTTTGTTTGAGTACCCTTGCCGTTTTTGGCCAATGTCCGCCTGAAGGGGATCAGGTTTACCGTGAATTGTCGGCCGATGCCTATAAAGATCGGATGACGGCAGCATGGATTGGTCAGATGGCCGGTGTCGGCTGGGGTGTCCCTACGGAGTTTAAATTTAACGGCCGCATCATTCCGGAAGCGGATGTACCCGCTTGGGCCCCTGAAATGGTCAATCAATTTGAAGAAGACGATCTCTATGTAGAAATGACCTTCATTCGCAGTTTAGAAGAGTACGGATGGTCGGTGAGCCTTCGCCAAGCGGGCATCGACTTTGCCAACAGCAAATATCAACTGTGGCACGCCAACAAATTTGGCCGCCGCAATTTGCGTGAAGGTATTGCGCCGCCCGATTCGGGACATCCCCAATTTAATAGTCATGCCGATGATATCGACTATCAGATTGAAGCTGACTTCAGCGGGATTTTGACGCCCGGCCTGCCTGCCGCCGCCGTAGAATTGGGAGAGCGTTTCGGTCGGTTGATGAATTACGGTGACGGACTTTATGGCGGTCAGTTTATCGGCGCCATGTATAGTGAAGCCTTTTTCGAACAGGATCCGAAAAAGCTGGTGGAAGTGGGCTTGCGCGCCATCCCCGAAGACAGCCAATATCATGAGTGCATCAGCGACGTGCTTCGTTGGTATGGGGAAGAGCCCAAGGATTGGCAGGCGGTCTGGCATCGAATCAACGAAAAATATCATCTGAACCCGGATTATCGCCGCAGCTCGTGCAGCACGGATAACGAATTCAATATAGACGCCAAAATTAACGGTGCCTATGTGGTGATGGGCTTACTTTACGGTGATAAGGATCCCGATAAGACCATAGAAATTGCCATGCGCTGCGGTCAAGATTCCGATTGTAATCCCTCCAGTGCCGCGGGCATTTTGTTTGCAACGCTGGGCTGTGACGGGATCCCGGAGAAATATACGCAGGCACTTAAGCGTGATGTGAGGTTCAGTTATACCTCCTACAGTTTTGATGAGCTCATCGCTGTGTGCGAAAAGCTGTGCCGTGAGGCGATTTTGCATCATGGAGGAACGATCAAGACCGATGATTCCGGAAAAGAATTGTTCTGCATCCCTGAGATTGCACTGACACCGGGCAAGGCAGAACAATGCCACACACCCGGTCCTATTGCCAATTCTCGTTTCAGCGAATCCGAAATGGCACAGATCACGGAAAAGGACTAA
- a CDS encoding Gfo/Idh/MocA family oxidoreductase: MNPKKSWSRRSFLERSLRYGTALGAAPLILRSGVLGRNGQAAANDRIGVGVIGPGRQGSDLMKQFPREGAELVAFADCYSARLDRALERFPQAKTYHHYRDLLQDPNVDAVIVATPDHWHALNTVHACEAGKDVYVEKPMNLTVREGQYMVDAAEKYGRIVTTGSMQRSMEACRVGCEMVRNGRAGTIHTVHTNNYPSPWECTLPEQPVPEGLDWDFWCGQTEPRPYHELLYAPRGNNKTDERGPLGWISYRPYSGGEVTGWGPHGLDIIQWALGMDHDGPVELWIEGEGGKAPVSFRYANGITVHLDNKGPMGGGVFQGDEGEILVDRGKYSSRPKRLVREKLADTDVHLEVSKDHMQNWLDCIRSRQRPITDVRIGHSTTTLCHLINITRWVGRKLEWDPKTERFTDDEANSHLQRSMRAPYTFDEA, encoded by the coding sequence ATGAACCCTAAAAAATCATGGAGCAGACGCTCTTTTTTGGAAAGAAGTTTGCGTTACGGTACTGCGTTGGGCGCTGCGCCCCTCATCCTTCGCAGCGGTGTCCTGGGCAGAAATGGGCAAGCCGCCGCCAATGACCGCATCGGCGTCGGTGTAATCGGACCCGGTCGGCAAGGCTCCGATCTGATGAAACAATTCCCAAGGGAAGGAGCCGAACTCGTCGCTTTCGCCGATTGTTACAGTGCTCGGCTGGATCGTGCCCTGGAACGTTTCCCACAAGCCAAAACATACCATCATTACCGTGACCTGCTGCAAGATCCCAATGTAGACGCTGTCATCGTTGCCACCCCTGACCATTGGCATGCCCTCAATACGGTTCATGCCTGTGAGGCGGGCAAAGATGTGTACGTGGAAAAACCCATGAACCTCACCGTCCGTGAGGGACAGTATATGGTGGATGCCGCCGAAAAATACGGGCGTATCGTAACCACAGGCAGCATGCAGCGTTCCATGGAAGCCTGCCGCGTCGGCTGCGAAATGGTTCGCAACGGACGGGCAGGAACCATACACACCGTGCACACCAACAATTACCCCAGCCCCTGGGAATGTACGCTTCCCGAGCAACCTGTTCCCGAAGGCTTAGACTGGGATTTTTGGTGCGGACAGACCGAACCGCGCCCGTACCACGAACTGCTCTACGCGCCGCGGGGCAACAACAAAACGGACGAACGCGGTCCCTTGGGCTGGATTTCATACCGCCCCTATTCAGGCGGCGAAGTGACCGGATGGGGCCCGCACGGCCTTGATATTATCCAGTGGGCCTTGGGCATGGATCATGACGGACCGGTGGAGCTATGGATTGAGGGAGAAGGCGGCAAAGCGCCCGTATCCTTCCGTTACGCAAACGGCATCACCGTACACCTAGACAACAAAGGCCCCATGGGCGGCGGTGTTTTCCAAGGTGACGAAGGAGAAATCTTAGTCGACCGAGGCAAATACAGTTCACGACCTAAACGCTTGGTTCGTGAAAAACTGGCGGATACGGACGTCCATCTCGAAGTCAGCAAAGACCACATGCAGAACTGGCTCGATTGTATCCGATCCCGACAGAGACCCATCACCGACGTGCGGATCGGGCACAGCACCACAACCCTGTGCCACTTGATCAACATCACGCGCTGGGTCGGCCGCAAGCTGGAGTGGGATCCGAAGACGGAGCGTTTCACCGACGACGAAGCGAACAGCCATCTCCAACGGAGCATGCGTGCGCCCTACACTTTCGACGAGGCGTAA